Proteins from one Rosa chinensis cultivar Old Blush chromosome 7, RchiOBHm-V2, whole genome shotgun sequence genomic window:
- the LOC112179902 gene encoding sister chromatid cohesion 1 protein 1 isoform X2, protein MFYSHSLLARKEPLGQIWMAATMHAKMNRRNLNQIDLIRICEEILNPRAPMALRLSSILMGGVVIVYERKVKLLFDDVHRLLDQLNEAWKKVKSNTDSTILPKRRAQAKKEAITLPEAEHEDTDLVGDIEQSLDFSHHATLFHQQTGYFLMQLDSVDVGETLNDNAVEGDQHQNLHQADPEDITLPKCYDPSDAHADLFNCRFERFEIEGDDVDLTSGEPTHIRPPSPNYLIPSPPRQDQHQERQQANNVFDEVLQMQDVQENAQQRQRPIRRRKRKTPASVMDNDQTIHPAHVYQSWLQDTSDIVSRRRRNQKPKNIMSTMKIGKLMEQPASVLMGHLFKPGSGETYYPAPLLELFKEKHTHDSPSALTSPPLPPEPSSWSPPEKQTYHDPPVEDFLSGGGSQSFVTPTEQIRTNLVNNDVTLQPELMDKLKANPNGMKGADTNPATPRNSGDKRRSILSSSSGKGVNRNSSEVNSGRKRRYSSIHSNDGLEPVLEDNGCQHSDPNFNVIRLSGNGPTPEHELLMETGPTQTQQPIINQPLEKVTDAIRMELKSHFEIPGGPQVESLNKLTAGMNRRGAAMLFYQTCVLATRDFVKVKQIAPYEDVLITRGPNM, encoded by the exons ATGTTCTACTCTCACAGCCTCCTTGCTCGGAAAGAGCCGCTCGGTCAAATCTG GATGGCCGCCACCATGCACGCCAAGATGAACCGCAGGAATCTCAACCAGATCGACCTCATCAGAATCTG CGAAGAGATTCTGAATCCAAGAGCTCCTATGGCTCTCCGACTCTCCAGTATTCTCATGG GTGGAGTCGTCATCGTCTACGAACGTAAAGTGAAGCTCCTATTCG ATGATGTGCACCGTCTTCTG GATCAATTAAACGAAGCATGGAAGAAGGTGAAATCCAACACAGACTCCACTATCCTACCCAAACGGAGAGCTCAGGCCAA GAAAGAAGCAATAACTCTGCCTGAGGCTGAGCATGAAGATACAGATCTTGTTGGTGACATCGAGCAGTCTCTTGATTTCTCTCACCATGCCACGCTTTTCCACCAGCAAACCGGCTATTTTCTCATG CAACTGGATAGTGTAGATGTGGGAGAAACACTTAACGATAATGCAGTGGAGGGAGATCAACATCAGAACTTACATCAAG CTGATCCTGAGGATATCACATTGCCTAAATGTTATGATCCATCAGATGCACATGCAGATTTGTTCAACTGTCGCTTTGAGAG ATTTGAAATTGAGGGAGATGACGTAGACCTCACATCAGGAGAGCCCACACATATTCGACCACCTTCTCCAAATTATCTAATACCTTCTCCACCTCGTCAAGACCAGCATCAGGAAAGACAGCAGGCTAATAATGTGTTTGATGAAGTGCTGCAGATGCAAGATGTTCAAGAGAATGCTCAACAGAGGCAGAGGCCTATAaggaggagaaagagaaaaacacCTGCCTCTGTAATGGATAATGACCAAACAATCCATCCTGCTCATGTGTACCAATCTTGGCTTCAAGATACTTCAGATATAGTTTCAAGAAGACGAAGAAACCAAAAG CCCAAGAACATAATGTCTACTATGAAGATTGGTAAACTCATGGAGCAGCCAGCTAGTGTTCTCATGGGTCATTTATTTAAACCCGGAAGTGGAGAAACATATTATCCAGCTCCTCTCTTAGAGCTATTCAAGGAAAAACATACCCATGACTCACCTTCAG CATTAACCTCGCCACCTCTGCCTCCAGAACCATCATCATGGTCACCACCTGAAAAACAAACTTATCACGACCCG CCTGTTGAAGATTTTCTTAGTGGAGGTGGCTCCCAGTCATTTGTAACCCCCACAGAACAGATACGGACAAATTTAGTTAACAATGACGTAACACTACAACCTGAACTCATGGATAAACTGAAAGCCAATCCTAATGGCATGAAAGGAGCTGATACCAACCCGGCAACACCAAGAAATTCTG GCGATAAGAGAAGATCCATCCTGAGCTCCTCATCTGGAAAGGGAGTTAACAGAAACAGTTCAGAAGTCAATTCTGGACG GAAGAGGCGTTATTCATCTATACATAGCAATGATGGACTTGAACCAGTATTAGAGGATAATGGATGTCAGCATTCTGATCCAAACTTCAACGTAATAAGGTTATCTGGAAATGGCCCAACACCTGAGCATG AATTATTGATGGAAACTGGACCGACACAGACACAACAACCTATCATCAATCAACCACTGGAAAAAGTGACTGATGCCATTCGAAT GGAACTGAAATCCCATTTTGAAATACCGGGTGGCCCTCAAGTAGAATCCCTGAACAAACTGACTGCTGGAATGAATCGAAGAGGAGCGGCTATGCTTTTCTATCAAACTTGTG TTCTTGCTACTCGTGATTTCGTAAAAGTTAAACAAATTGCCCCTTATGAGGATGTTCTCATTACTAGAGGACCAAATATGTGA
- the LOC112179902 gene encoding sister chromatid cohesion 1 protein 1 isoform X1, with amino-acid sequence MLSLCFNYFFIDSLFRVNSFSVFVYARMAATMHAKMNRRNLNQIDLIRICEEILNPRAPMALRLSSILMGGVVIVYERKVKLLFDDVHRLLDQLNEAWKKVKSNTDSTILPKRRAQAKKEAITLPEAEHEDTDLVGDIEQSLDFSHHATLFHQQTGYFLMQLDSVDVGETLNDNAVEGDQHQNLHQADPEDITLPKCYDPSDAHADLFNCRFERFEIEGDDVDLTSGEPTHIRPPSPNYLIPSPPRQDQHQERQQANNVFDEVLQMQDVQENAQQRQRPIRRRKRKTPASVMDNDQTIHPAHVYQSWLQDTSDIVSRRRRNQKPKNIMSTMKIGKLMEQPASVLMGHLFKPGSGETYYPAPLLELFKEKHTHDSPSALTSPPLPPEPSSWSPPEKQTYHDPPVEDFLSGGGSQSFVTPTEQIRTNLVNNDVTLQPELMDKLKANPNGMKGADTNPATPRNSGDKRRSILSSSSGKGVNRNSSEVNSGRKRRYSSIHSNDGLEPVLEDNGCQHSDPNFNVIRLSGNGPTPEHELLMETGPTQTQQPIINQPLEKVTDAIRMELKSHFEIPGGPQVESLNKLTAGMNRRGAAMLFYQTCVLATRDFVKVKQIAPYEDVLITRGPNM; translated from the exons ATGCTCTCTCTTTGTTTCAATTATTTCTTCATAGATTCTCTGTTCCGAGTCAACTCGTTCTCTGTTTTTGTGTATGCAAGGATGGCCGCCACCATGCACGCCAAGATGAACCGCAGGAATCTCAACCAGATCGACCTCATCAGAATCTG CGAAGAGATTCTGAATCCAAGAGCTCCTATGGCTCTCCGACTCTCCAGTATTCTCATGG GTGGAGTCGTCATCGTCTACGAACGTAAAGTGAAGCTCCTATTCG ATGATGTGCACCGTCTTCTG GATCAATTAAACGAAGCATGGAAGAAGGTGAAATCCAACACAGACTCCACTATCCTACCCAAACGGAGAGCTCAGGCCAA GAAAGAAGCAATAACTCTGCCTGAGGCTGAGCATGAAGATACAGATCTTGTTGGTGACATCGAGCAGTCTCTTGATTTCTCTCACCATGCCACGCTTTTCCACCAGCAAACCGGCTATTTTCTCATG CAACTGGATAGTGTAGATGTGGGAGAAACACTTAACGATAATGCAGTGGAGGGAGATCAACATCAGAACTTACATCAAG CTGATCCTGAGGATATCACATTGCCTAAATGTTATGATCCATCAGATGCACATGCAGATTTGTTCAACTGTCGCTTTGAGAG ATTTGAAATTGAGGGAGATGACGTAGACCTCACATCAGGAGAGCCCACACATATTCGACCACCTTCTCCAAATTATCTAATACCTTCTCCACCTCGTCAAGACCAGCATCAGGAAAGACAGCAGGCTAATAATGTGTTTGATGAAGTGCTGCAGATGCAAGATGTTCAAGAGAATGCTCAACAGAGGCAGAGGCCTATAaggaggagaaagagaaaaacacCTGCCTCTGTAATGGATAATGACCAAACAATCCATCCTGCTCATGTGTACCAATCTTGGCTTCAAGATACTTCAGATATAGTTTCAAGAAGACGAAGAAACCAAAAG CCCAAGAACATAATGTCTACTATGAAGATTGGTAAACTCATGGAGCAGCCAGCTAGTGTTCTCATGGGTCATTTATTTAAACCCGGAAGTGGAGAAACATATTATCCAGCTCCTCTCTTAGAGCTATTCAAGGAAAAACATACCCATGACTCACCTTCAG CATTAACCTCGCCACCTCTGCCTCCAGAACCATCATCATGGTCACCACCTGAAAAACAAACTTATCACGACCCG CCTGTTGAAGATTTTCTTAGTGGAGGTGGCTCCCAGTCATTTGTAACCCCCACAGAACAGATACGGACAAATTTAGTTAACAATGACGTAACACTACAACCTGAACTCATGGATAAACTGAAAGCCAATCCTAATGGCATGAAAGGAGCTGATACCAACCCGGCAACACCAAGAAATTCTG GCGATAAGAGAAGATCCATCCTGAGCTCCTCATCTGGAAAGGGAGTTAACAGAAACAGTTCAGAAGTCAATTCTGGACG GAAGAGGCGTTATTCATCTATACATAGCAATGATGGACTTGAACCAGTATTAGAGGATAATGGATGTCAGCATTCTGATCCAAACTTCAACGTAATAAGGTTATCTGGAAATGGCCCAACACCTGAGCATG AATTATTGATGGAAACTGGACCGACACAGACACAACAACCTATCATCAATCAACCACTGGAAAAAGTGACTGATGCCATTCGAAT GGAACTGAAATCCCATTTTGAAATACCGGGTGGCCCTCAAGTAGAATCCCTGAACAAACTGACTGCTGGAATGAATCGAAGAGGAGCGGCTATGCTTTTCTATCAAACTTGTG TTCTTGCTACTCGTGATTTCGTAAAAGTTAAACAAATTGCCCCTTATGAGGATGTTCTCATTACTAGAGGACCAAATATGTGA
- the LOC112179903 gene encoding uncharacterized protein LOC112179903: MEQHLRGSQSPIDVFKYRRRQLAPLQNLIAPQTEDGVSVSESYGSKAQFVYGKENLHPTSFPAKNKSEAQMCEATSSSGLCTPSLKSHFTYQVMASREAAAVAALASSPKPNNTIETPITVISCKDWSPQDDGIEVVLPSTEIPSSKEDVDASGTALLSLVYGPSTRRRRLPLFTEIYPE; the protein is encoded by the exons ATGGAGCAGCATTTGCGAGGTTCTCAGTCGCCGATCGACGTCTTCAAGTACCGCCGTCGTCAACTGGCGCCTCTGCAGAATCTGATCGCGCCGCAGACGGAGGACGGCGTTTCGGTTTCCGAAAGCTACGGCTCCAAAGCCCAG TTTGTCTATGGAAAAGAAAATCTGCATCCAACTTCTTTCCCTGCCAAGAACAAATCCGAG GCACAGATGTGCGAGGCTACAAGTAGCTCAGGATTATGCACCCCCAGCCTGAAGTCCCACTTTACCTATCAGGTCATGGCATCCAGAGAAGCAGCAGCAGTAGCAGCATTAGCCTCATCGCCAAAGCCAAATAACACCATTGAGACCCCGATTACTGTCATCAGCTGCAAGGACTGGTCACCCCAAGATGATGGCATTGAGGTTGTCTTGCCTTCAACTGAAATACCTTCATCGAAGGAAGATGTGGATGCATCCGGCACTGCTTTGCTGAGTCTTGTCTATGGTCCTTCTACTAGAAGAAGGAGATTGCCACTGTTTACTGAAATTTACCCAGAGTAG
- the LOC112180445 gene encoding pentatricopeptide repeat-containing protein At4g38150, with translation MASSSSPNSSVRVIKKYAVEGLKDKALEEHLNMIRDKDSLHKYGAKLYKSIAKFAIVDEALEQLIKVHSEPPTRTMVIGNNQVMSYTCSRNSSADDLKKHAMEVFKDATKDCEDKDIKEKFDMIQDYSSLEKSAFMFFNSMVNSGFLDEAEELLKKAILPVVAVHTYVIGVGVAAGNTNAALKAFQHMSASGVAPNSYTYAVLIKGLTADPNYCGDAKKFLLEMMDKAMRPNAATYTAVIEGFAMQEDKAAEEEGKQVVELMMHKGFVPNAKAMMEVLKGRPKPLIRRVINIALSKLKG, from the coding sequence ATGGCGAGTTCTAGTTCCCCCAATTCTTCTGTCCGTGTCATCAAGAAATATGCAGTGGAGGGTCTTAAGGACAAGGCCTTGGAAGAACACTTGAACATGATTCGGGACAAAGACTCCCTTCACAAATATGGGGCAAAGCTGTACAAATCTATAGCAAAATTCGCCATCGTTGATGAAGCCCTAGAGCAGCTAATTAAGGTTCACTCTGAGCCGCCCACCCGCACTATGGTCATTGGGAACAATCAAGTAATGTCATACACTTGTTCTCGCAATTCTTCTGCCGATGACCTCAAGAAACATGCAATGGAGGTTTTCAAGGATGCGACCAAAGATTGTGAGGACAAGGACatcaaagaaaaatttgacatGATTCAGGACTACAGTTCCCTTGAGAAATCTGCGTTTATGTTCTTCAATTCTATGGTGAATTCTGGCTTCCTTGACGAAGCTGAAGAGCTCCTTAAGAAGGCCATACTGCCCGTTGTGGCGGTCCACACCTATGTCATTGGGGTTGGGGTCGCTGCCGGCAATACCAATGCTGCTCTCAAGGCCTTTCAGCACATGTCAGCCTCTGGGGTTGCTCCAAACTCCTATACTTATGCAGTTTTGATCAAGGGACTCACTGCTGACCCCAACTACTGTGGAGATGCCAAGAAGTTCTTGCTTGAGATGATGGACAAGGCTATGAGGCCCAATGCTGCTACCTACACTGCTGTGATAGAGGGTTTTGCAATGCAGGAGGACAAGGCAGCTGAGGAGGAGGGCAAACAGGTGGTGGAGTTGATGATGCATAAGGGGTTTGTGCCAAATGCAAAGGCTATGATGGAAGTTCTAAAGGGAAGGCCAAAACCTTTAATTAGAAGGGTTATCAACATTGCGCTTTCCAAGTTGAAGGGCTGA